In the genome of Ananas comosus cultivar F153 linkage group 11, ASM154086v1, whole genome shotgun sequence, one region contains:
- the LOC109717239 gene encoding UPF0481 protein At3g47200-like, which yields MDGFESCRTTVADIDELAVSMTRELTYYWSLGEARERGTKLCLIYKIPQHIREVDRNAYEPMVQSFGPYHYGTPTLQAMEKEKWNCLDYILNLNREKRLRDYLKVMQRLENQVRSCYTEEIKMDKKKFRQMLLLDGCFILVSLYGTAGIVMPETEAYGQANNQEFVGGNGVGQKVPWPRHEGEAANQNSIAEHDADYADQIGRWYTNFVAHDLLLLENQIPFFVVERIYELVAGKDTENQRLTDKIAEYVEEILHYYPKAIQEFERPKDFHHLLHLGHMYFRPSQRMEEDSHRHARPRFFQRLLHFGRSYSKLSHQLEENDQVFSLNHQTYCLQAAQQRWRRAAQYVEAGVEFKKREFNKQSPHSLLDIRFTKKVLEIPCLPIDENTSSLFRNFVALEQTCPQFGNDVTAYIVFMSQLTNMPDDVMLLAQRGIIVHELRSDEEVSTLFTKLSKDVVFDFNGKHYLKSVWQMMEAHYQSRLNRWIAWLRHNHFSNPWLALGAFAAVIVLSCTALQTLISVFSYVYPPTDE from the coding sequence ATGGATGGATTTGAAAGCTGTAGAACTACGGTCGCAGACATAGATGAATTGGCGGTTTCCATGACAAGGGAACTAACCTATTACTGGTCGCTAGGCGAGGCCCGCGAACGGGGAACAAAACTATGCCTCATCTACAAAATCCCACAACACATCCGCGAGGTCGACAGGAATGCTTACGAGCCGATGGTTCAGTCCTTCGGTCCGTATCATTACGGAACTCCAACTTTACAAGCCATGGAGAAGGAAAAGTGGAACTGCTTGGATTACATCCTGAATTTGAATCGTGAAAAGAGATTGCGTGATTACCTGAAGGTGATGCAGAGGCTGGAGAATCAAGTGAGAAGCTGTTATACGGAAGAAATTAAAATGGACAAGAAGAAGTTTCGGCAGATGCTGTTGCTTGATGGATGCTTTATACTAGTGTCTTTATATGGGACAGCTGGAATTGTAATGCCCGAAACTGAAGCATATGGACAAGCTAATAATCAGGAATTTGTTGGGGGAAATGGAGTAGGACAAAAGGTTCCGTGGCCGAGGCACGAAGGAGAGGCTGCGAACCAAAATAGTATAGCAGAGCATGATGCGGATTATGCGGACCAGATTGGTCGGTGGTATACCAATTTTGTTGCTCACGATCTACTCTTGCTCGAGAACCAGATACCCTTTTTCGTTGTCGAGAGAATATATGAGCTAGTCGCAGGTAAAGACACAGAGAATCAACGACTCACGGACAAAATTGCAGAGTATGTGGAAGAAATTCTGCATTACTATCCGAAAGCAATTCAAGAATTTGAGAGGCCAAAAGATTTTCACCATTTGCTCCACTTGGGTCATATGTACTTCAGACCAAGTCAGAGAATGGAGGAAGACAGTCATCGTCATGCAAGGCCCCGATTTTTTCAACGTCTTCTTCACTTTGGCCGCAGTTATTCGAAGCTAAGCCATCAGCTGGAGGAAAACGATCAAGTCTTTTCTCTTAACCACCAGACGTATTGCTTACAAGCAGCCCAGCAGCGCTGGCGCAGAGCAGCACAATACGTTGAAGCAGGAGTCGAATTTAAGAAGAGAGAGTTCAATAAGCAAAGCCCCCATTCTCTTTTGGACATAAGATTTACCAAGAAAGTGCTGGAAATCCCGTGTTTGCCGATTGATGAGAACACGAGCTCTCTTTTCAGGAACTTTGTGGCTCTCGAGCAAACGTGTCCTCAGTTCGGAAACGATGTTACTGCCTATATTGTTTTCATGTCCCAGCTTACCAACATGCCTGACGACGTCATGCTACTAGCTCAAAGAGGAATCATTGTGCATGAACTGCGTAGTGATGAAGAGGTGTCGACTCTATTCACCAAGCTGAGTAAGGATGTCGTCTTTGACTTCAACGGTAAGCACTACCTAAAATCCGTGTGGCAGATGATGGAAGCGCACTACCAGAGTCGACTGAACAGGTGGATCGCATGGTTGAGGCATAACCACTTTAGCAATCCGTGGTTGGCCCTGGGAGCATTTGCTGCAGTTATCGTGCTTTCCTGCACTGCACTTCAGACACTGATTTCTGTCTTCTCCTATGTTTATCCGCCAACGGATGAATGA